Proteins encoded together in one Salarchaeum sp. JOR-1 window:
- a CDS encoding ferritin-like domain-containing protein produces the protein MSSVAARVDSDDQLARLLQIGIVLEEVVEARAYQHYQRLPADERDERIEELLADAREESHRHRERLEALVDELDADSIPFDDIQALVNAQYAQTRPDDFDGVLYDQLNGEETAYKFYDDLIDAIESSDTEFTVSRDDLLGVLRAIRQAEAEGVEEVANLMEDRV, from the coding sequence GTGAGTTCAGTCGCCGCACGCGTGGACTCGGACGACCAGCTCGCGCGCCTCCTCCAGATCGGTATCGTGCTCGAGGAGGTCGTGGAAGCCCGCGCGTACCAGCACTACCAGCGCCTCCCCGCGGACGAACGCGACGAACGCATCGAGGAACTTCTGGCGGACGCGCGCGAGGAATCACACCGCCATCGCGAACGCCTCGAAGCGCTCGTCGACGAACTGGACGCGGACAGCATTCCGTTCGACGACATTCAAGCACTCGTGAACGCCCAGTACGCACAGACGCGCCCGGACGACTTCGACGGCGTGCTCTACGACCAACTGAACGGCGAAGAAACGGCCTACAAGTTCTACGACGACCTCATCGACGCCATCGAATCGAGCGACACGGAGTTCACCGTCTCCCGCGACGACCTCTTGGGCGTCCTCCGGGCCATCAGGCAGGCCGAAGCCGAGGGCGTCGAAGAAGTCGCGAACCTCATGGAGGATCGCGTATGA
- a CDS encoding metal-dependent transcriptional regulator, with product MNTANQYLKTIFVVQQLEDGPASTGALANRLDVSPASVNEMVGKLEDRGLVVHEKYKGASLTDDGKARAVEALGTYCILERFLANVLDVEEYREEARQLEPVIDETVADRLDMIIDREPDCPACFDPESDACGKLVEELEGVQADD from the coding sequence ATGAACACAGCGAATCAATACCTGAAGACGATCTTCGTCGTCCAGCAGTTAGAGGACGGCCCGGCGTCCACGGGCGCGCTCGCGAACCGCCTCGACGTGAGTCCCGCGAGCGTGAACGAGATGGTCGGAAAGCTCGAGGATCGCGGGCTCGTGGTGCACGAGAAATACAAGGGCGCGTCTCTCACGGACGATGGAAAAGCCCGGGCAGTCGAAGCGCTCGGCACGTACTGCATTCTCGAACGCTTTCTCGCGAACGTCCTCGACGTCGAGGAATACCGAGAAGAAGCACGCCAACTCGAGCCCGTCATCGACGAAACCGTCGCTGACCGCCTCGACATGATCATCGACCGCGAACCCGACTGTCCCGCCTGCTTCGATCCCGAATCCGACGCGTGTGGGAAACTCGTCGAGGAACTCGAGGGCGTGCAGGCCGACGACTAG
- a CDS encoding HNH endonuclease gives MTTPTGRNKSAKVTISLGSCSVHGVSDLRTEQGVRQHHTKVHGDPLPNRTCADCEREFYDPKSRRTYCDDCYSEGGEKNGNYRNAKESATCESCSDAFGYYPSEKKGVYCPDCVEESDDFLGTPYADIVDAKRVTRSCAHCESDISVLESTRRQGQGRFCSNDCLYAWVRKDGDEPAYNGGWREAKRKALERDDHTCQKCGSDAEDLGQEPDIHHSKPLRTYDDPEQAHQLENLVALCKRCHMRVEHASATLPRRAKRSSRNAY, from the coding sequence GTGACGACACCGACCGGCAGAAATAAATCGGCGAAAGTGACTATATCGCTGGGTTCGTGCTCGGTGCATGGAGTGTCCGACCTTCGGACTGAACAGGGCGTCCGCCAGCACCACACGAAAGTCCACGGCGACCCACTCCCGAACCGCACCTGCGCGGACTGCGAGCGCGAGTTCTACGACCCGAAATCCCGCCGCACCTACTGCGACGACTGTTACAGCGAGGGCGGCGAGAAAAACGGCAACTACCGGAACGCAAAAGAAAGCGCTACGTGTGAGAGCTGCAGCGACGCGTTCGGCTATTATCCATCCGAAAAGAAGGGTGTGTACTGTCCGGACTGCGTCGAGGAATCGGATGACTTTCTGGGCACGCCGTACGCGGACATCGTCGACGCGAAGCGCGTGACGCGCTCATGCGCCCACTGCGAAAGCGATATCTCCGTACTCGAAAGCACTCGTCGTCAAGGCCAGGGGCGATTCTGTAGTAACGACTGCCTCTACGCATGGGTGCGAAAAGACGGCGACGAACCCGCCTATAACGGCGGCTGGCGGGAAGCGAAGCGCAAAGCCCTCGAACGAGACGACCACACCTGTCAAAAGTGTGGTTCCGACGCGGAAGACCTAGGACAAGAACCAGATATTCACCACAGCAAACCGCTCAGGACATACGACGACCCCGAACAGGCCCACCAACTGGAAAACCTTGTCGCGCTCTGCAAACGCTGTCACATGCGCGTCGAACACGCAAGCGCCACGCTCCCACGGCGAGCGAAGCGCTCGTCTCGCAACGCATATTAA